Genomic window (Desulfuromonadales bacterium):
AGCGGACCTCCTTCCCCTCCAGGTTGCCGGCGCTCTGCTCGATGCCGAGGCGGGCGAAGTGAGGATTGGCCTGCGTCTCGCAGAAGTAGCAGATCAGCAGAAGCGGGACGAAGATCAGGGCCATCGCCGCCAGCAGCGCCCACCCCTGGCGGGGGTCGCCGGCCATCCGGCCGAAGGTGTGGCAGAGGGCCGCCGGGATGAGGAGGATCGCCAGCAGCTCCAGGAAATTGGAGAGCGGCGTCGGGTTCTCGAAGGGGTGGGCCGAGTTGACGTTGAAGAAGCCGCCGCCGTTGGTGCCGAGCTGCTTGATGGCCACTTGGGAGGCGGCCGGCCCCATCGGGAGGGTCTGCACCGTAACGGTTCTTCCCTCGGCGTCTTGTGTCGTCTGGAGCAGAGGCACCTCCCGGTAGGGGCGGAAACTTTGCACCACCCCCTGGGAGACGAGCAGCAGCGCCAGCAGCAGCGAGAGGGGCAGGAGAATGTAGAGGACGGTGCGGGTGAGGTCGACCCAGAAGTTGCCGATGGTCTGCGCGCTGCGGCGCACGAAGCCGCGGATCAGGGCCACCAGCACCGCCATCCCTGCGGCCGCCGAGACGAAATTCTGCACCGCGAGGCCCGCCATCTGGACGAGGTAGCCCAGAGTCGTCTCGCCGCCGTACCCCTGCCAGTTGGTGTTGGTGCCGAAGCTGACCGCGGTGTTGAAGGCCGAATCGGGGGAGACAGCCGGAAAACCCTGCGGATTCAGGGGGAGCACTCCCTGCAGGCGTTGGAGGAGGTAGAGGAAGGCGATACCGGCGAAGCTGAAGAGGAGGGCCGCCCCCGCGTAGGCCTGCCAGGTCATCTCCTCGTCCTGCCGGACGCCGCAGACGCGGTAGACCAGCTTCTCGGCCGGGCCGAGCAGCCGGTCGATTCCGCAGGGAGCACCTTCATACACCCGCGCCATGAAGACGCCCAGCGGCTTGGCCAGCAGGCCGAGTACGGCCAGATACAGCCCGATTTGCGCAAGACCGCCGGTGGTCATGAAAAGAGCTCCGGCTTGAGAAGCGCGATCGCGAGATAGATTAGCAGGCCGAGCGCCACGCCCCCGCCGATCCAGTACCAGACCTCCATCGACCTGTCTCCTATAGCTGTTCTGCGAGCTTCAGCAGCAGCCAGGTGAGGGCGAAAAAGCCGACCAATGCGCCGAGATACAGGGCATCCATGAGTGAATCTCCGTGATTTGCAATAACAATAAAGGTAACAGGAAACGACGTAAATGCGGCATAAAGAGGGGGGGCGGCGGCGTAAAGATTTCGTTAAGACCGGCCAGAAAAATAACTGCTGCAAGGGAAGATCAAAGGAGCGGCATCGGCAGGTTTTGCAGGCGGTCGCGTTTGCCTCGGGTGAAAGAAAAAGCTTTGCCGGCGGCTACTTGCGCCAGAAGGAGGGGAAGAAGAGAACCAGGACGGTGAAGAGCTCGAGCCGGCCCATCAGCATGCAGAGGGTGAGCACGATCTTGCCGAAGGCCGAGACGTGGGCGAAATTGTCGACCGGGCCCAGGGTTCCGAGGCCGGGGCCGACGTTGCTCAGAGTGGCGATGACCGCCGCTCCGGCCGAGGTCAGGTCGAGGCCGGAGGCGGCCATCAGGAAGGAGGCGACGACGAAGATTCCCATGTAGAAGGCGAAGAAGCCGAGGATCGACTGCATCACCTCGCGGTCGACGGGGACGCCGCCAAGCTTCACCAGCCGCACCGCCCGGGGGTGGATGAGGCGGTAGAGCTGCACCTGGGCGTGCTTGAACAGCAGCAGCATGCGCGCCACCTTCATGCCGCCGCCGGTCGAGCCGGCGCAGCCGCCGACGAACATGAGGAAGACCAGCAGGTACTGGGCCAGCACCGGCCAGGTCTCGTAATCGGCGGTGGCGAAGCCGGTCGTGGTAAGGATGGAGACGACCTGGAAAGCACTGTAGCGCAGGTTGTCGAAGAACGAGCCGTAGATCGTCCCCTGGTTGAGCAGGACGATGAGCACCGTCGTCACGGCGGTGATGAAGAAATAGAAGCGGAATTCCTCGTTGCGCCAGAATTCCCT
Coding sequences:
- a CDS encoding potassium-transporting ATPase subunit F, with translation MEVWYWIGGGVALGLLIYLAIALLKPELFS
- the kdpA gene encoding potassium-transporting ATPase subunit KdpA, with amino-acid sequence MTTGGLAQIGLYLAVLGLLAKPLGVFMARVYEGAPCGIDRLLGPAEKLVYRVCGVRQDEEMTWQAYAGAALLFSFAGIAFLYLLQRLQGVLPLNPQGFPAVSPDSAFNTAVSFGTNTNWQGYGGETTLGYLVQMAGLAVQNFVSAAAGMAVLVALIRGFVRRSAQTIGNFWVDLTRTVLYILLPLSLLLALLLVSQGVVQSFRPYREVPLLQTTQDAEGRTVTVQTLPMGPAASQVAIKQLGTNGGGFFNVNSAHPFENPTPLSNFLELLAILLIPAALCHTFGRMAGDPRQGWALLAAMALIFVPLLLICYFCETQANPHFARLGIEQSAGNLEGKEVRFGVANSALWAAATTAASNGSVNAMHDSFTPLGGMVPLWLIQLGEIVFGGVGSGLYGMLVFAIVAVFVAGLMVGRTPEYLGKKIEAFEMKMAALVILIPAALVLVGTAVAVVTSSGTAGVANPGPHGFSEILYAFSSAGNNNGSAFAGLSVNTPFYNTLLGLAMLFGRFWVMLPVLAIAGSLAAKKQVPAGAGTLPTHTPLFVLLLVGVIVLVGALTFLPALALGPIAEQMLAAGQR